A single window of Mangifera indica cultivar Alphonso chromosome 18, CATAS_Mindica_2.1, whole genome shotgun sequence DNA harbors:
- the LOC123202405 gene encoding early nodulin-like protein 2 isoform X2 — MEFHKALSLFLVLFSCFVCSSQAFKFFVGGKQGWVESPSESYNLWAERNRFKVNDTLYFKYKKGKDSVLLVKKDDYFNCSTKQPLKKMEDGESEFMLDRSGPFYFISGVVDNCQKGQKLIVVVLHLKTPPFAMPPTYAPPPQSPKVSPARPPKPYSPVPSYAPPFAMPPTYTPPQLPPLPSVAPSQSPKVSPAPTLPPKPYSPVPSLSPYVSPSQSPAASSPKSPSPSPYGGNSPAVTPSLSPKAGGPVLAPTPSKLPISPSTGGPAQAPGPSTRAISPSGIPPSEAPSPKAGGPVLAPTPSKLPISPSTGGPAQAPGPSTRAISPSGIPPSEAPSPKAGGPVLAPTPSNFPISPSTGSPAQAPGSSTPAISPSSIPLSGAPSPSGTPASIASPPTSTTSNANAVVTPGSLMALAVSVAVGIVVLG, encoded by the exons ATGGAGTTTCACAAagctctttctcttttcttggttttgttttcttgcTTTGTTTGTTCGTCTCAGGCTTTCAAGTTCTTCGTTGGTGGAAAACAAGGCTGGGTTGAATCCCCCTCTGAGAGCTACAATCTCTGGGCTGAGAGAAATCGTTTCAAAGTGAACGACACTCTCT attttaaatataaaaagggaaaagattCTGTGTTGCTAGTGAAGAAGGATGATTACTTTAACTGTAGCACGAAACAGCCTTTGAAGAAAATGGAAGACGGTGAATCAGAGTTCATGTTGGATCGTTCAGGGCCGTTCTATTTCATCAGTGGAGTAGTTGACAATTGTCAAAAGGGGCAAAAATTGATCGTGgttgttcttcatcttaaaacgCCACCGTTTGCGATGCCTCCCACCTATGCTCCGCCACCGCAATCACCAAAAGTTTCTCCAGCTCGGCCCCCTAAACCTTACTCTCCAGTTCCCTCCTATGCTCCGCCTTTTGCGATGCCTCCCACCTATACTCCGCCGCAGTTGCCGCCTTTACCTTCGGTTGCACCATCGCAATCACCAAAAGTTTCTCCAGCTCCAACTTTGCCCCCTAAACCTTACTCTCCAGTTCCCTCCCTGTCCCCTTATGTGTCGCCTTCACAGTCACCTGCGGCCTCATCTCCTAAATCACCATCTCCGTCGCCATATGGTGGTAATTCACCTGCTGTGACTCCATCGCTGTCTCCAAAG GCTGGGGGTCCAGTGCTAGCGCCGACACCGTCTAAGTTGCCGATATCTCCTTCTACTGGGGGCCCAGCGCAGGCACCTGGACCGTCTACGAGGGCAATATCTCCTTCTGGTATTCCTCCGTCAGAGGCGCCATCTCCAAAGGCTGGGGGTCCAGTGCTAGCGCCGACACCGTCTAAGTTGCCGATATCTCCTTCTACTGGGGGCCCAGCGCAGGCACCTGGACCGTCTACGAGGGCAATATCTCCTTCTGGTATTCCTCCGTCAGAGGCGCCATCTCCAAAGGCTGGGGGTCCAGTGCTAGCGCCGACACCGTCTAATTTTCCGATATCTCCTTCTACTGGGAGCCCAGCGCAGGCACCTGGATCATCTACGCCGGCCATATCTCCTTCTAGTATTCCTCTGTCAGGGGCGCCATCACCATCAGGGACTCCGGCGAGTATTGCGTCACCACCGACATCGACAACATCAAATGCGAATGCAGTTGTTACGCCGGGGAGTTTGATGGCGTTGGCGGTTTCTGTTGCAGTGGGTATTGTCGTTTTGGGTTAG
- the LOC123202405 gene encoding early nodulin-like protein 2 isoform X1 → MEFHKALSLFLVLFSCFVCSSQAFKFFVGGKQGWVESPSESYNLWAERNRFKVNDTLYFKYKKGKDSVLLVKKDDYFNCSTKQPLKKMEDGESEFMLDRSGPFYFISGVVDNCQKGQKLIVVVLHLKTPPFAMPPTYAPPPQSPKVSPARPPKPYSPVPSYAPPFAMPPTYTPPQLPPLPSVAPSQSPKVSPAPTLPPKPYSPVPSLSPYVSPSQSPAASSPKSPSPSPYGGNSPAVTPSLSPKAGGPVLAPAPSKLPISPSTGGPAQAPGPSTRAISPSGIPPSEAPSPKAGGPVLAPTPSKLPISPSTGGPAQAPGPSTRAISPSGIPPSEAPSPKAGGPVLAPTPSKLPISPSTGGPAQAPGPSTRAISPSGIPPSEAPSPKAGGPVLAPTPSNFPISPSTGSPAQAPGSSTPAISPSSIPLSGAPSPSGTPASIASPPTSTTSNANAVVTPGSLMALAVSVAVGIVVLG, encoded by the exons ATGGAGTTTCACAAagctctttctcttttcttggttttgttttcttgcTTTGTTTGTTCGTCTCAGGCTTTCAAGTTCTTCGTTGGTGGAAAACAAGGCTGGGTTGAATCCCCCTCTGAGAGCTACAATCTCTGGGCTGAGAGAAATCGTTTCAAAGTGAACGACACTCTCT attttaaatataaaaagggaaaagattCTGTGTTGCTAGTGAAGAAGGATGATTACTTTAACTGTAGCACGAAACAGCCTTTGAAGAAAATGGAAGACGGTGAATCAGAGTTCATGTTGGATCGTTCAGGGCCGTTCTATTTCATCAGTGGAGTAGTTGACAATTGTCAAAAGGGGCAAAAATTGATCGTGgttgttcttcatcttaaaacgCCACCGTTTGCGATGCCTCCCACCTATGCTCCGCCACCGCAATCACCAAAAGTTTCTCCAGCTCGGCCCCCTAAACCTTACTCTCCAGTTCCCTCCTATGCTCCGCCTTTTGCGATGCCTCCCACCTATACTCCGCCGCAGTTGCCGCCTTTACCTTCGGTTGCACCATCGCAATCACCAAAAGTTTCTCCAGCTCCAACTTTGCCCCCTAAACCTTACTCTCCAGTTCCCTCCCTGTCCCCTTATGTGTCGCCTTCACAGTCACCTGCGGCCTCATCTCCTAAATCACCATCTCCGTCGCCATATGGTGGTAATTCACCTGCTGTGACTCCATCGCTGTCTCCAAAGGCTGGGGGTCCAGTGCTAGCGCCGGCACCGTCTAAGTTGCCGATATCCCCTTCTACTGGGGGCCCAGCGCAGGCACCTGGACCGTCTACGAGGGCAATATCTCCTTCTGGTATTCCTCCGTCAGAGGCGCCATCTCCAAAGGCTGGGGGTCCAGTGCTAGCGCCGACACCGTCTAAGTTGCCGATATCTCCTTCTACTGGGGGCCCAGCGCAGGCACCTGGACCGTCTACGAGGGCAATATCTCCTTCTGGTATTCCTCCGTCAGAGGCGCCATCTCCAAAGGCTGGGGGTCCAGTGCTAGCGCCGACACCGTCTAAGTTGCCGATATCTCCTTCTACTGGGGGCCCAGCGCAGGCACCTGGACCGTCTACGAGGGCAATATCTCCTTCTGGTATTCCTCCGTCAGAGGCGCCATCTCCAAAGGCTGGGGGTCCAGTGCTAGCGCCGACACCGTCTAATTTTCCGATATCTCCTTCTACTGGGAGCCCAGCGCAGGCACCTGGATCATCTACGCCGGCCATATCTCCTTCTAGTATTCCTCTGTCAGGGGCGCCATCACCATCAGGGACTCCGGCGAGTATTGCGTCACCACCGACATCGACAACATCAAATGCGAATGCAGTTGTTACGCCGGGGAGTTTGATGGCGTTGGCGGTTTCTGTTGCAGTGGGTATTGTCGTTTTGGGTTAG
- the LOC123201373 gene encoding LOW QUALITY PROTEIN: 3-hydroxybutyryl-CoA dehydrogenase-like (The sequence of the model RefSeq protein was modified relative to this genomic sequence to represent the inferred CDS: inserted 1 base in 1 codon) gives MDEIQAIGVVGGGQMGSGIAQLGAMHGLPVWLVDTDPEALVRATKSISSSIQRFVSKGQLSQKAGSDALRLLRCTSNLEDLSSVDIVIEAIVESEDVKKRLFSQLDKMTKPSAILASNTSSISITRLASSTSRPRQVIGMHFMNPPPIMRLVEIVRGADTSDETFSATKALAERFGKAVVCSQDYAGFIVNRILMPMINEAFFTLYTGVSTKEDIDAGMKLGTNHPMGPLELADFIGLDVCLSIMKVLHAGLGDSKYAXCPLLVQYVDAGRLGRKRGIGVYDYRKAPEVVKPKPSL, from the exons ATGGATGAGATCCAGGCCATAGGCGTGGTGGGCGGCGGCCAAATGGGCTCGGGAATCGCTCAGCTCGGCGCCATGCACGGCTTGCCCGTGTGGCTCGTCGACACGGATCCAGAAGCCCTGGTTCGAGCCACCAAATCTATCTCCAGTTCCATCCAAAGATTTGTTTCCAAAGGCCAGCTTTCTCAG AAGGCGGGGAGTGATGCTCTGAGACTTCTAAGGTGTACTTCAAATTTGGAAGACCTTAGTTCAGTGGATATTGTAATTGAAGCTATTGTGGAATCTGAAGATGTGAAGAAGCGGCTGTTTTCTCAGCTAGATAAGATGACTAAACCTTCTGCTATTTTGGCATCAAACACAAGTTCCATTTCTATTACTCGGCTTGCCTCTTCAACCAGCAGACCGCGCCAG GTGATTGGTATGCATTTTATGAATCCTCCACCTATAATGAGATTGGTTGAGATTGTGCGGGGAGCAGATACATCAGATGAGACATTTAGTGCAACGAAAGCCTTGGCAGAGAG GTTTGGCAAGGCAGTGGTATGCTCCCAGGATTATGCTGGCTTCATTGTTAATCGGATTTTAATGCCAATGATTAATGAAGCCTTTTTTACGCTTTATACTGGAGTCTCAACAAAGGAGGACATTGATGCAGGGATGAAGCTGGGAACAAACCATCCAATGGGTCCTTTAGAACTTGCAGATTTCATTGGACTGGATGTCTGCTTGTCAATAATGAAAGTCCTCCATGCAGGTCTAGGAGATAGTAAATATG CCTGTCCTCTTCTTGTTCAGTATGTTGATGCAGGACGGCTAGGAAGAAAGCGAGGAATTGGAGTTTATGACTACCGTAAAGCACCTGAAGTGGTAAAGCCAAAACCTTCTCTGTGA